In Oreochromis aureus strain Israel breed Guangdong linkage group 22, ZZ_aureus, whole genome shotgun sequence, the genomic window CAAAGTCTGGACATTGCAACTTTTGTTTTTCGGCCTTTCTTACAAAgatttgctgttgtggttggGATTATTGTCCAGTTTAATGACGTTATTTTGTCGGACAGATAGCCTCACAGAATACTTGGTTTTACAGAGGAGTTCGTGTTTGGCTGCGAGTTGCCCAGATcctgtaactgcaaaaaaaaaaaaaaaaaaaaaaaaaatgttctgatGAATTATGGCCCAAACATAACTTTGAAACATAACATCTACGTTAGCCTGtctaaaggacattgttccataAGTATGGACTGTTCAGATGCAAGTCATACTGCTATcttctttttaaagagaaaaggctTTTTCCTGGAAATCCTTCAAAACAATcctttttttctaattgtactgtcatgaactttaacattttacaTCAAGAGTCCTGTCAAAACCTCTTATTTCCCCCATACATGACTGTTCATAGTTTGATAAAAATGCTTGCAAGACTGAAGGTCAACATTTCTTAAATGCCGTTACATGATTCCTCGGAACGAAGCACTTTGTTTGGTCTGCTTGGAAAAGAAACTGCAGAAAAATTCAAGTGCATGCCCCGCACTACTGTGCTGTAACCTGCTCAGGTTGCCTAAAATGAAAAGTAAattacacacagatacaaacccTGAGATTTTATTTTAGCTTCTCCTGGCaaccaaataaaacacatatgcaggtcaTAACTGCTGTAACTTGTATTGCTTTAATTTGCTTTAACCActatgtgttttctgtgtttgataTGAGGCAGAAATTCAACAAACAGTTACAACAGTGGGTTCAGTGAGTGGCCGAGATGTTAcataaagtcatgtttgactggTGAAAGTTCTGTGTTTATGGGTGCACACCTCCATATTCGGGCTCCACGGTGCAGTATGTTCAGGTCTGTGCGGATTCCAGGAATCAGTAGGAGGATAGCTGcctccaactcctcctccaccaccatggGCTGATTgctggaggaggacagattgAAAgcggaaaagaaaaacagacaaagaaaacaatcaaaaatatttatGAACAAACATGCAGTGTAAAGTTCTTCCTCTTTTGCAACATCTGGCTCTATGTTACTAGAAGATTTAAGAGTTTTATCTCTAAAGCAGTGGTGGTAGGAAAGAGGGCTGAGAATGACGTCAATAGAAAGAAATAATGAGAAAATGGGGACTCAAAGACATAAAAGATGAAGGATTCACAgataataaaataacagaagAGAAAACTTTGATTATCATTCAACTTTCCACGTCTACGTTTCCACAAAAAGTCTGCTTTTAAAGACACTCTAAACCAGTCAGATGAaggcaaaacaaacagaaatctaCCGACATAAAAATAATACTAGGAAATCAATGAATACTTATGAAAAACTACTACCAAAGCCAGTAACTATTTCACTGATAATCAAAGCATAATGGACATGCACATggattcagaaagttttaaAATCCTTTCAAATGCACTTTAAACTTCAGTCTAGTGTGCAATGCATGCAGAAATATACAGATGCTAATCTAAAGTCCGATGTTATCAAGTTAGGCTTAAATGGCAGTTTGAATTACGCACTCCTTATAAGGGCCAAAGAAAAGCTTGCTGCCAGGAGCTGAAGAGTGGCTTTGATTtgttagtgtgtgtttgtgtgcgcgcgCCCGTGTGTGTTTGTCCACGAGTAAGCGGCTTTTAGCACTACAGGAAATGCCTGCTGTCTGCCTGGTTTATGAGGAGAAGAATAACTGCACTCAAACTCTTTCTGTCCTTGCATTTCTCTCTTTGACTCAGACACATGCAGCACGCGCTCAGTGTGTGCCTGACAGTCAGAGCTACTCTAGACTTAACACAGACTTTATTGGGTTGGCCTTATTGTGATGACAGCATTCACGCTTAGAGCTGATTTGTACAACCCTAcagattttcttgttttgttttagtgttACAGAATATAATTTACAggtttgtttttgaaactggTGACTGAATTGTTTTCCTTTCTCATTTTTTTGCTCAGTCGTGACCACAGATTTGTCTTGGCagcaacttttcttttttgttttgctttttgtaaATATCTAACACAAATTGGGGACGACAGttttaaaacaacagaattgtGTAACTGCTTACAGCATGTACAGCTGTGTTCAGATGCTTGGAAAAAGCAAATTTTTCAACCATCTTTTCAAAGATGATGTAAAATGTGACGTCGGTCAAAGTGACCTTCGTCAGGTGCAATGAAACTATGCTCACCACAGTTTAAGATAACGGCAGAGTATATCAGACTGCATAGATGTCAGTCATTAACAGGAGTGGTTTACATATTAATGGACTGTCATTGTCCACATTAGTTTCTTACAGCATCTAACTCACGATCTATCTCTGTAGTGCTTCACAGCACAGCTGAATCTGAATAAGGCAGAACAGGAACGCACAggagacccgtatgaaaagaacatcgagggaacagtttaccctgcccgggatagggttaccggggccccgccctggagccaggcccggggagggtgcccgagggcgagcgtctggtggccgggccttagtccatggggcccggccgggcacagcccgaagaggagacatgggcccatcctccatgggcccaccacccgcaggaggcgccataggggtcgggtgcaatgtgtgtcgggcggcggccaggagcggaggccctggcggaccgatccccggctgccaagactggcaatagggacatggaatgtcacctctctggtggggaaggagcctgagttagtgcgtgaggttgagaagtaccggctagatatagtcgggctcacctcacgcatggcttgggctctggaactagtctcctggagaggggctggactctgtctcagtctggagttgcccctggtgagaggcggcgggctggggtgggtattctaatatccccggcttgctgccggtgcgttggggtttttcccagtggatgagagggtttgttccctgcgcctcagggtcggggaacgggtcctgactgtcatctgcgcttatgcgccgagtagcagttcagagtacccagccttcttagagtccctgggggtgctggaaggtgccccacctggagactctgttgtcctactgggagacttcaatgctcacgtgggtaacgacagcgagacctggaggggcgtgattgggaggaacggcctccctgatctgaacccgagtggtgttttgttattggacttctgtgcaaatcacagtttggccataacgaacaccttgttcgaacataagagtgtccataagtgcacgtggcaccaggatgctctaggccgcaggtcgatgatcgattttgtaatcgtatcaccagacttgcgaccatatgttctggacactcgggtaaagagagggctgagctgtcaactgatcaccacctggtggtgagttggatcaggtggcgagggaggacgctggacagacccggtgcacctaaacgcgtagtgagggtgtgctgggaacgcctagcagaggccccagtccgcgagatcttcaacgcacacctccggcagagcttcaacaacattccgagggagacggggacattgagtccgaatggaccatgttcagcgtctccattgccggctgctgcattgagctgcggccgcaaggtggttggtgcctgccgtggtggtaatccccaaccaaatggtggacaccagaggtgaagggagccaccaggctgaagaaggagtcctatcgggcttggttagcctgtgggactccagaggcagctgacaggtatcgacaggccaagcggaatgcggctcgggcagtggctgaagcaaaactcgggtgtgggaggagttcggagggccatggaaaaagactttcggactgcctcaagagattctggcaaaccgtcaggcgcctcaggaggggaaagcggtgctctacctgcactgtgtatagtgctggcggtgcgctgctgacgccgactgagaaaattgtcaggcggtggaaggaatactgaggacctccttaatcccactgacacgccttccgaggaggaagcagagtctggggatgagggaatgacccgccaatttctggggtcgaagtcactgaggcagttaaacaactcctcggtggcagagccctggtgttgatgaggtccgcccgagttcctgaaggctctggacgttgtagggctgtcctggttgacacgcctctacaatgttgcgtggagatcaggggcagtaccctggactggcagaccgggtggtggtccccatctttaagaggggagaccggagggtgtgttccaactacaggggatcacactcctcagcctccctgggaaagtctatgccagggtgctggaaaggagagttcgtccgttagtcgaacctcggatacaggaggaacaatgcggttttcgtcctggtcgcggaacactggaccagctctttatcctctcgaggatacttgagggtgcatgggagtttgcccaaccagtctacatgtgttttgtggacttggagaaggcattcgaccgtgtccctcgggtgtcctgtgggaggtgttgcgggagtatggggtgtctggcccactgctacgggccattcgatccctatacaaccgttgtaagagtttggttcgcactgccggcaataagtcggacttgtttccggtgggtgatgggctccgccagggctgccctttatcaccgattctgttcataattttatggacaggatttctaggcgcagccaagtggcggagggcttccacttcggtggcctcagaatctcatctctgctttttgcggatgatgtggttctgatggcttcatcggtgggggcctccagctcgcactggaacggttcgcagccgagtgtgaagcagcaggaatgaggatcagcacctccaaatctgaggccatggttctcagccggaaaaagggtggagtgcccactccgggtcggggatgagttcctgcccctagtggaggagttcaagtatctcggggtcttgttcgcagtgatgggagaagggagccggagatcgacagacggattggtgctgcggctgcagtgatgcggacgctgcaccgtccgtcgtggtgaagagggagctgagtgtaaaagcgaagctctcaatttaccggtcgatctcgtccccgaccctcacctatggccacgagctgtgggtagtgaccgaaagaacgagatcgcggatacaagcggcagaaatgagcttcctccgaagggtggctggcctctcccttagagatagggtgagaagttcgccatccgggaggggctcagagtagagccgctgctcctccacatcgaaaggagccagttgaggtggttcggcatctgacaaggatgcccctgggcgcctcctgggtgaggtgttcgggcatgtcccaccgggaggaggcccagggcagacccaggacgcgctggagagattatatctctcggctggcctgggaacgccttggtgttccccggatgagctggaggaggtggctggggagaggaggtctgggcttctctgcttaggctgctgcccccgcgacccgacttcggataaagcggatgaggatggatggatggatggataggaACGCACAGGTTCCTCGCTGATGAagatctgtgtgtttctgtgtgctgtttacCGGGAAGTGGTTGTGCGGGGAGTTGCTGACGAAGCCTTCACTGGGGTAACCTGGTCTGCTAGGCTAAAAACGCAGAGAAAACCATTTGTGTTAATCAGCCACAACAAAGACTTGCACAGACATACAAGAAATAACAAGGACGTGGGAGGATGGgaaacaaataatttaaaaaaggcagATCAAGCACAAACAGTCATTGATTCTCACTTTGGGTGGTGCTTCATCTGGGTCCCACGAAACTGTGACTTGTCTCCTCATTTCCATTCGGAGTCTCTCCTCTTGCTGGAGCTTCTCTTCCTCCAGTATCGTGCTTCAGAAATTAAAACAATGGCAGAGACAAAACTGAATCGAGCAGTCATGCACTCTTTTGGTTTAGTGCACTATTTCATTTTGACCAAAGGACTGAAAGTCAAAGATTTATAGAGAAATCACAACCAACAATGTCATCTTTTTAGTACTAATTAAACTTAatgaaaggaagaagaagaaagactcAAGGAAAAATTACTCCATGGGCTCAGATTGAGACAGAGGCCGTCTCTTTTATGGCAACAACATCAAAGTTTTACACCTAAAGCAAATTATTAAAAACTACCTTTAAACTACCTCATTAACTGAATAAgtatgtaaacatttttttaaattattactattactataatactatttcttatttttatttttacctgaGTTGTGTTTTGAGTTCAGTGAATCGCGGTCGCTTGCTGGGGTCATATGACCAACATTTGGTCATCAGACTGTAGAGGGTGGGCGGACACTGGGGAGGCATCGCCAGGCGCTCCCCGTTTTCTATCCTGCCAATCACGTCATTGTTTTTCACCCCCTGGAAGGGCTTGATGCCGTACATCAAGATCTCCCACATGCATACACCTATGGGGGAGACACAGACACGCAAAAGTCACCTACAGTGATGAATCACGTCATTACACAGTGTGGTCAAAGCAGACACATCTGAAAGAGACGGCGCTGATTAAGCAGCAGGATCACagcataaacattaaaaaaaaaaactcaccaAACATCCAGACATCACTTGCAGACGTGAATCTCCTAAAATTGATAGATTCAGGAGCCATCCACTTAATGGGAAGTTTACCTTTAGAAgctgagacacagacacagagataaGCACTAAAGCAGAGAATAGAGAAATTTATCACCAGTTAGTGTTTCAACAAAAAGGCTTCAATGACTTAGTAACACAGAGAACAGCTGATATAACGTGATGTCACCAGTAGATGGTGGTAACGCACTGGCAGCTAAATGTTATTTAAACTAAGACTACTGGCTGGTTTCAGGTCAGCATTGGACTTCCCCCCCCCATTTTATAGAAATCACAGGAGCCTTTTTACACACCTGTTAATGTGGAAATTACACCGAAGCTCTAAGAATACTTAAAATCCGACTGAATGCTTTGTTGTTTCATTACCTTTGTAGTAAGAGCTGTCCTCCATGTATCGTGATAGACCAAAGTCTCCAAGCATCACACAGTCCACCGCAGAGACCAACACGTTCCGAGCTGCTAtatccctatttttttttttttaattttaaaagcaggaaaacaagaaaatctAAAACCTACTGCTGTGATCCGTGTGTAGTCTGAACTGTAACATTATATTTATGAAACATTATATATTatccttacacacacacacacactcacagactcaCAATGCAGTGCTTCATTTGTGACATATGTGCATCCAATTGTGTAACATCCCAACTGTCATTTCTGATGCAAAATGATGATTCATGAGTCTCTGAAATCTCACTGTTCTGTAAACTGGTAATTGTCACAAGGCAGGGTGAATGTGGGAAGATCTTCAGACCATGTTGTCATTAAAGGAAATATAATTTTGCACTTTTATATGTTTTGAGATTATATAAGAAACTGAAAGTCCTGCAGGTGTTCGTGTAGTTGAAAATGCCATCTTAATTCAATTTCAGtataatctgtggtgttggCACTAATAGTCTGAGCCCTCCACTCCCCCCACCTCAATCAGGCTACAgaagcacatgtgtgtgtgtttacctgtgtACAAAGCGTTTGCTCTCCAGGTAGGCTAGAGCTGTACTGAGCTGGTAGGCATACAGGATGAGCGTGGCCAAGTCAAGACTGTACTTCCTCACCTGAAGGAACGAGCGCAACtgtagacagagagagaaaacaaagggCGGAAATGACAGAAGCACTGTTAAAAGATGAACCACGCTGACATACCAAGACTGAGCTTTTTATGGCTCTTGCCATCTCAAGAGAACTCGAATACCAAGACTATCCCACACACACAGTATGAGGGCTACCTCTCCAAGAGTACAGAGCTCCATGATGATCCACACCGGGTTCTCTGTGATCACGCCGATCAGCTTAACAATGTGAGGATGGTCAAACTGACGCATTGTCACTGCAAGGAAAAAAGAGAGTAGTAGCATCAGCATGCATTTAATGCTAATGTGATGTGAGAcacactgacaaacacacaaaattgCATCTTACGTGCTTCTTGCAGGAACTTTTCTCTGACGCTGTCAGAGGTACAATTCTTACAGGTCTTAATGGCGACAGCTAGAGATGCTTTGTCCTGCAAACAAACAGCACACAAGACAGGAGTAAAGCTCGCTGAAATAACACAGATAGACTGTGCAAGCCTTTTGGCCCACACGCATTAACAGAGAGGtgcacatgtttgtgtgtttttacataCTGGACAGTTGTAGACTCCTTGGTGTACATCGCCAAACTGACCCTCTCCAATGCAGCGGCCCAACTCTATCCTGTCCCTCTGGATCTCATAGTCCCGCGCTGAGAGGGAGAGTGAGAAAAGGAAAGGGAAAAGAATAGGAGAGGAAGTCAGGGCATTTTCAGCGCATGAAAAACAGCAAGAACCTGTCACATTTGGCATTTATTTCGACACCATGGATGAGGCTtaagcaagaaaaaaatatatatttggatAGTTTATTGTGGAAAACTTTCCACAGTATGCTTCTAAGTCAGCTTTAAATTATTTCTATCATTCTGGCAGTCAAGCGCTGCCCTTTTAGGCAAACCCCATCCATTGGCACTAGTTCCACTTTAcaacaaaccccaaaacagtAGGAGCTGGATCAAGTCTCTTCCCCTCTAACTAAATCAATGGTAAAACATGCACGCTGCAACACAGATTTGCAAACACGCCAACAACATACAACATAAACATGCACACGAGTGTCCCGGTATAATGCACTTGTAGTTGTGAAAAAGAATTTCAATTTGGGAAAAAGTCTGGAGATCTCTGAGCACCTCTCATATGGACTGAAACTAAACTCTGCTTGATGAAGTCAGTGCCTGCATCTAACCCTAACTGTATCCAGAAGGATTGGATAGaaactgcttgtttttttgACATTAAAGCTTTATCAATATTTCCGCCTTGCTGAAAAGGTCAGGAAGCATTTCTGCGGAGGTGTATTAATGTCAGTTGCCAACTAACCGCAGGAAGCTCAAGTTCAAAAGGTTTATTGGGGTCGTTCACCATCGGGAACTTATTCTGTACAAGTTTAATTGTCTGTCGGGGTAAACAGAGCTCCATTGTTTGGATTCGACCAACCCAAACAAAACCAGTTCAGCAGTAACCAAACACACATTCCATTATGAAAGATTTACTGTAATTAAAATCACACTGATATTCACTTTCAGGAAATTAATAATTTCTTCAAACATAAAGAACCCACAGAGATGTGAAAGAACCATAACCATAAAACacgatttaaaaagaaacaaataaaaaaaaggagtaaAGACACGATAATAGCAGGATGGTGCAAGGAGAGCCAagccaaaacacaacacaaatgcTCTTAGGTTGTTCCAGAGGTCTGCCTTTACTTCATGTTCCCAAGTTCTGATCGACTTATTAGTGTACTTCAGTACAAAGTGTTATATGTACTGAAGCATAATGATTTGTTTATGGATTGGCTCTCGCTCAGTTCCGACACCCGAGTTCACCTTTACGAGCTGCGATCTACAAGATAAAAAATACCActgagtaaaaaaagaaaagaaaaagccaaaacaaaactcaacaacaatttaagtctttttttcttttccaggtgTTAAAGAT contains:
- the ptk2aa gene encoding protein tyrosine kinase 2aa isoform X5; translated protein: MPSTRDYEIQRDRIELGRCIGEGQFGDVHQGVYNCPDKASLAVAIKTCKNCTSDSVREKFLQEALTMRQFDHPHIVKLIGVITENPVWIIMELCTLGELRSFLQVRKYSLDLATLILYAYQLSTALAYLESKRFVHRDIAARNVLVSAVDCVMLGDFGLSRYMEDSSYYKASKGKLPIKWMAPESINFRRFTSASDVWMFGVCMWEILMYGIKPFQGVKNNDVIGRIENGERLAMPPQCPPTLYSLMTKCWSYDPSKRPRFTELKTQLSTILEEEKLQQEERLRMEMRRQVTVSWDPDEAPPKPSRPGYPSEGFVSNSPHNHFPQSAHGGGGGVGGSYPPTDSWNPHRPEHTAPWSPNMEDVGCVGQALMEERLMMQQQQMEDDQRWLEQEEIFMKAESRNSRGSVDREDGTLQAPGGSQHIYQPVGKPEPVAPPKKPPRPGAPANLTNLPSLCPVESYNEGVKLQPQEISPPPTANLDRSNDKVYENVTGLVKAVIEMSNRIQPAAPEEYVPMVKEVGLALRTLLATVDETIPVLPASTHREIEMAQKLLNSDLAELIAKMKLAQQYVMTSLQKDYKKQMLMAAHALAVDAKNLLDVIDQSRLKMINQTRPH